The Streptomyces sp. B3I8 nucleotide sequence ACGTCGCCCCTGCCGCTCTGCGCGTCGACCTTCCAGCCCTGCTCGGCGATCCAGTTGAGGAACGCCACGTCCTGGGTGTTGCCGAGCTGCGGGGTGGCGATCTTCTTGCCCTGGAGGTCCTTGAGGCTCTTGACCTTCTTCGGGTTCACCACCAGCTTGACGCCGCCCGACGCCGAACCCGAGACGATCTTCAGGCTCTTGCCGTTCGACTTGGTGTACCCGTTGATCGCGGGGGAGGGGCCGAGCCAGCCGATGTCGACGGAACCGGAGTTCAGCGCCTCGATCTCGGAGGGGCCCGCGTTGAAGACGGCGTACTTCGCCTTCGTCGCCCCCAGCTCCTTCTGGAAGAAGCCCTTCTGGTTGCCCACCAGCGCGGTGGCGTGGGTCAGGTTGCCGAAGTAGCCGATGCGTACGGAGTCCAGACCGTCGGTCTTCCTCGCGTCGGCGGCGACCTTGGCGTCCCCGCCGGTGTCGTCGGACTTCGAGCCGTAGCCGCACGCGGCGAGCGTGAGCAGGGGGAGGGCGGCGAGCACTGTCATGCCCTTGCGCAGCAGCGGGCGCGGGATACGCGCGACACGCGGGGATCGGTTGGCAGGCACGGGAGGTGTTCCTCTCGTTGGCCCGGCGGTCACGGTTTCAGGTCGTGGCCGGGAGGTCGACGGGTCTTCGGTGACGCGGGTGGGGGGTGAGGGCGCGCAGGCAGTGCGCGTACGTCACCGCGCACATCGCGCGACCCCGCCCGTGCCGCTGCCGAGGGCGCCGCTGCCCACACGGCCGCCCTCCTTGGCGAACGTCGCGAAGATGTCGTCGACCCCGGTCATGTCAGAAGTCCCAGCCCTCGTCGGCCTCGGACTTCACCGGCTCGGGCGCGGCGAAGGACTCGCCGACCATCCCGGCGGTGAGCGTGGTGCCGTCCGACGGATCGATCAGGATGAACGAACCGGTGCGCCGGGAGTCGGCGTAGGCGTCGGCCGGGAGCGGCTCGGCGGTGCGGATCTTCACCCGGCCGATGTCGTTGGCGGCCAGCGTGCCGGGGTGCGGGTGCAGGGACAGATCGGCCAGCGTCAGCCGGGACGGGATGTCCTTGACGATCGCCTTGACCGTGCGCGTACCGTGCTTGAGCAGCACCCGGTGGCCCACCGTCAGCGGCTGGTCGGCCACGTGGCAGACCGTCGCCTCGATGTCCTGGCTGGTGGCGGGGGCGTCCGGGGCCGGTGCGATCAGATCGCCGCGGGAGATGTCCAGGTCGTCCGCGAGCAGCAGCGTCACCGACTGCGGCGTCCACGCCACGTCGACGGGCGTGCCCAGCAGATCGATCCCGGTGACCGTCGTCGTACGGCCCGACGGCAGCACGGTGACCGCGTCGCCGACACGGAACGTGCCGGCCGCGATCTGGCCCGCGTACCCCCGGTAGTCCGGGTGCTCGGCGGTCTGCGGACGGATCACGTACTGCACCGGGAAGCGGGCGTGGCAGTGCGCCAGGTCGTGGCTGACCGGCACGGTCTCCAGGTGTTCGAGCACCGTGGGACCGCCGTACCAGTCCATGGTCCCGGACGGCTCGACGACGTTGTCGCCCTCGAGCGCGGAGATCGGGATCGCGGTGACGTCCGGGACGCCCAGTTCCGTCGCGTACGCCGTGAACTCCTCGGCGATCGCGGCGAACACGGACTCCTGGTGGCCGACGAGGTCCATCTTGTTGACGGCCAGCACGACGTGCGGCACCCGCAGCAGCGCGGCGATCGCGGCGTGCCGGCGGGTCTGCTCGACGACGCCGTTGCGCGCGTCGACCAGCACGACCGTCAGCTCGGCGGTGGACGCCCCGGTGACCATGTTGCGGGTGTACTGCACATGCCCCGGGGTGTCGGCGAGGATGAACCGGCGCCTGGGCGTGGCGAAGTAGCGGTAGGCCACGTCGATGGTGATGCCCTGCTCGCGCTCGGCCCGCAGACCGTCCGTCAGCAGAGCGAGGTCGGGACCTTCCTGGCCGCGTCCGGCCGACGCCCGCTCCA carries:
- a CDS encoding aliphatic sulfonate ABC transporter substrate-binding protein, whose product is MTVLAALPLLTLAACGYGSKSDDTGGDAKVAADARKTDGLDSVRIGYFGNLTHATALVGNQKGFFQKELGATKAKYAVFNAGPSEIEALNSGSVDIGWLGPSPAINGYTKSNGKSLKIVSGSASGGVKLVVNPKKVKSLKDLQGKKIATPQLGNTQDVAFLNWIAEQGWKVDAQSGRGDVTVVRSDNKVTPDAFRAGSLDGAWVPEPTASKLVAEGGKVLLDESTLWPDRKFVITNVVVRAAFLKEHPKAVEAVLRASVETNKWINAHQDAAKAAANTQLEKDSGKALPADVLDPAWKSITILDDPLASTLRSEADHAVKAGLLEKPDLDGIYDLTLLNKVLKAEGARTVDAAGLGTQ
- a CDS encoding sulfate adenylyltransferase subunit 1 — encoded protein: MTTTTEPADLTELPETTLLRFATAGSVDDGKSTLVGRLLHDSKSVLTDQLEAVERASAGRGQEGPDLALLTDGLRAEREQGITIDVAYRYFATPRRRFILADTPGHVQYTRNMVTGASTAELTVVLVDARNGVVEQTRRHAAIAALLRVPHVVLAVNKMDLVGHQESVFAAIAEEFTAYATELGVPDVTAIPISALEGDNVVEPSGTMDWYGGPTVLEHLETVPVSHDLAHCHARFPVQYVIRPQTAEHPDYRGYAGQIAAGTFRVGDAVTVLPSGRTTTVTGIDLLGTPVDVAWTPQSVTLLLADDLDISRGDLIAPAPDAPATSQDIEATVCHVADQPLTVGHRVLLKHGTRTVKAIVKDIPSRLTLADLSLHPHPGTLAANDIGRVKIRTAEPLPADAYADSRRTGSFILIDPSDGTTLTAGMVGESFAAPEPVKSEADEGWDF